The sequence below is a genomic window from Geothermobacter ehrlichii.
GAGCTGGCGGAAAAGCACCGCCCCTGAAAAAAAAATGCCGGCCCGCAAGGGCCGGCGATTCAAGGGGAGAGTGGGAGGTTTATTAGAGTCAGACTCCGCTGACTGCCAGTCGAACGCAGTTCTCGCTCGACCAGTTCTGGGAATCGCTGATGCGCGGAATGTCGATCAGACTGCCGGCGGCATGCGGACCGGCGGCTTCGACCAGCCGTACCCGCACAACGTCCGTGCGCAGGGATTCGACCACCGCCCGGGCGTGGTAACGGCCGCGAAAGTCGAACCAGAAAGCAGTCACGGTAACGCCGGCGGCCAGATTCTGGTCTTCCTGATGCAGGGCGAGTATCGGGTCGGGTCCCATCAGGCCGTCTCCTTTCCTCCGGAAAAGTGCCGCTGCAGATGCGCCTGGAGCATCGCCTCGTAGGCGGCTTCGGCATCCTGCTGATAGACCAGGCTCGACGCCACCTCGCTGGCGAGAATGGCGGCCCGGTACTTGGGCGGCAGCTGGCCGATCCGCCGCCGGAAGCGGGGCGTCTCGCGCAGCAGTTTCGGCAGGTGGGCCAGCAGGGCCCGCCGGTAGAGCGGCCGGTCGGCCAGCTCCGGGTTCTTCTGGAAGTAGTCGAACAGGCGGGCGTAGTGGCCGTTGATCTCGCGGGAGATGGCGGCGGAGATCTCGGTGTAGCTGCCCCCGCCCTGCTCCTTGCGGCGGAAGATCAGCCTCGCCTCGTCGGCGGCCCGTTTTTCAAGAATCGCCAGCACGTCGCCGACGTAACGCTCCTTGTGGGCGAAGAACTCCTGCTCGCTGAGCAGCAGATTGGCGATGATCTCGTAGGAGGAGGAGATGACGCCGCACTTGTTGGCCGAGGCGTCACGCATGATGATGACGCCGGCTTCCTGCAGCCGGTCGCGCGCCTCCGGGGTGATGAAGGAGTTGGCCCCTTCGACAATGGCGCGGGCGCTGGGCTGGCCGTCGCGCAGAAACTGCTGCCAGTTGCCGCGGTGGATGGTCTCCGGCCGGCCGCCGGCGGGGATGAAGAGATCGGCCTCGACGGTAAAGACCAGACTGTTGAACAGCCGGTAGAATTCGTCGACGGTGATCCACTCCTCGACCAGCGTGTCCCCCTGGCGGCTGATCTTGCGGTAAAGCTCGCGCAGTCCGTCCTTGCGGGTCTGGCTGCGGAAGATCATCATGCCGCCGTCGTGCAGGGCCTGCGGATCGTACTGGTCGATGTCGTGCCGCAGCACCACCTGCGCCAGGGCGTCATGATCGGCACCGGCCGGATCGAAGAGCGCCCCGGTGCCGTCGAGAATCAGCCGGATCTGCACCTTCGGCGCCCGCTCCAGCAGCAGGCGCAGGGCGTTGCCGGCGACATCGCCGCCGGGGCCACCGGTCATTTTGACGCTGAAGGCGTCCCGGCGCATGTCGATGCCCATCTGCTGCAGGGTGATGTCGGCGAAGGTGATGACGCCGGTGGAGGTGACGCCGAACTCCTTGTGGTTTATGCCGAACCTCTTGCTCGAGATGACGCCGGGGCCGAGCAGGTAGCCGCGCTTGGTCGAGATGCGGGCGATCAGCTCAACCATCTCGTCGTGCATGTTCTCGTCCGGCCCCAGCTCGATCGGCTCGTCCTCCCGGTAGTAGTCGACCACCCGGGGATCGCGAGCCACCCCGTTTTCGGTGACGTAGATGTCGAAAAAGGCCTGGATGAAGCCGTACTGCAGCTTGTACAGGCGCCGGGTGACCATCTCGCGGTTGGCGATGTCGGCGGCGTCGAGCACCACCACCATCTTCGAGCCACCCTCGTAGATGTCCTTGTTCTTCAGGTGCTGGGTGTGGGCCAGGACGTAGTTCTCGCGGAACAGGGTGTTGGCGTTGGTGATGAAGTCGTCCCGGTTCTTGGCCAGCACTGTGCGCCAGCCGCCGCGGGCGATGTCGGAGAAGCCGATGTGATAGCCGCAGCCGTGCCGGCCGAAGAAGAAGGTCACCCGGAAGGGCCGTTCCGGCGGCAGGTCGGAGGTGAACTCGGGCCCCAGCCGGTCGAGGTAGGCCGGATCGAGACGGAAGGCCAGAGCGTGCTTCTCGGCGACGAAGAAGTTGGTCTTCAGCGTGTGCTCGATGAAGAGCAGGCAGCAGCGGAAGATGGTCTTGCGGATGCCGTCGAGATAGGCGTGACCAGTGTTGTAGTCGTCGATCGCCCGCTCCAGCTCGGCGTGCTCGGTCCGGTAGGCCTGCTCACGCTCCTGCAGGCCGGGCTCGAAGCGGGCCCGGAACAGGGCCACCAGCCGCAGGGTCATCTCCAGGTCGGACATGAAGGCGTTTTCCACCTCCTGGTAGCCGAACCGGTCGGGCTGGTTGTGCGCCAGGGTGGTGTGGCAGAAGCTGGCGAAGGCATTGACCAGCGAGGCGTCGATGCCCGTCATCCGGCCGGCGGCGACGTACTGGCGGTAGGTGGCCGACACCGTCGACAGGATCTGGGTGTTGAACAGCTCCTGCTTGAGCTGGTTGAAGAGAAAACCGTTCTTCTCCAGCAGCGCCTCGCCATTGCCGTGCAGGTAGAAGGTGCCGAGAAAGTAGGGATGCAGCCCGTTGTGGATGGTCAGGCAGTAGGCCCGCTTGATCCCCAGCCCGAGGCGCTTGAAGACCTCCATCACCTGGTGCAGAAAATCAAGCTGCGGCGGGTTGCCGGCGGCGAAGAGGATGCGGTACTCGGGCTGGTCGACGATCTCCTGCGCCGGCTCGGCGTCGAAATAGACGCCGCCGCTGGCGACCGACTGCTGGTAGAGCCAGAGAATCTGGGCCACCCGGCGCGGCGGCGAGTAGCGGACGTAGTTCTCGTTGTTGAGCCAGAGCAGACGCAGCTCCTTGTCCAGCCGCCCCATGTCGTAGCCGGGATAATGCTCGCGCAGGGCGGCGCGAATCTCCTTGACGAAGGAACGGGGCACCCGGATCTCGCTGACGCCGGCGATATCCTCCGCCGTCTTGCGGTCGAACTCGAAACGCTGCAGCTCCAGCTCCTCGCCGATGCCCGGGATGGGGGCGTAGGAATGGGTGAACTGGGCGTAGGAGATCTCCCGCTCGCGCAGCAGCCGCAGGGTGTCGTAGAGGGAACCGGGACGGTTCAGCCGGGCGATCACCAGCGACTTCGGCGTGTCCCGCAGCACCAGGCGGCGGGTGTCCTTCAGGGTCGGCAGCTGGATGGCGAGCGAACCGATGGCGTCGGCTTCGTCCCGCATGGTCACCGACAGGTAGGGATGCATCTGCTCCTGCAGCCACTGCAGGTTGGCGCCGGCCTCCAGGCAACGGGCGGTGATGGTCTTCGATACCTGCCGGAACCAGCGCACCTTTTCCGATTCGGTCATGCCAGACTCCTGCTTCAGTCGGTCAGTGGAATCAGCAGCAGCGGTATGTCCGTCTTGCGGACGATCCGCTGGGCGACACTGCCGAGAAAAGCGTACTCGAGTCGCCCCTTGCCATGGGAACCGATGACGATCAGATCGGCGCCGCACCGCCTGGCCTCGGCGAGAACGACCGGCGCCGGCGGGCCGTGCAGCACCTCGATCCGGTCGATCCGCTCCAGATCCTCCGGATGGTCGGCCAGCTCCTCGCGGGCGAACTGCATCAGCTTGCGGCTGAGCAACCCGGCCACCTCGTCGCGGTGCTCCTTCTCGATGTGCCCCAGCTTGCCCTCCCCCATGATGGTGGCCACATAGTTGATGACCGCCTGGTCGACATCGGGAAGCACGTGCACGATCTCCACCGAGGCCTGGTGGGCCCTGGCCATGGCGACCACGTGCCGCAGCACGGTCGAGGCACTGGCGGAAAGGTCGGTGGCAAACAGGATTTTTTTGTAGACCGGTATCATGCCGCGCCTCCCGTCGCCGTGGCGGCAATGGCGGCGGCGTGCTTCCGGGCCCGCGGCAGCTGCATCAGGTAGATGACCACCAGCAGGGCGACACCCGCCAGATAGCAGATGTAGTGGTTCTCAAGACCGATCAGGTGCCCCCAGAAGTCGGGCCGGAACATGATGGCGCAGACCAGAAAGAGCAGCAGGGTCTCGTGGAACCTGTTCTTGGCGATGAACCAGCCCTGGGTGGCGGCGGCGAAGGAGCAGGTGCCGAAGCAGGTCATCACGAAGATGAAGATCGCCAGCGGGAAGCTGTCGATGCCGACCAGCAGGATGTCGGTGTTGAAAATGAACATGAAAGGCAGCGCCGCCGTCCGGATGTCGTAGAGGAAGCCCTGGATGCCGGTCGGAATCGGCTCGCTGCGGGCGATGGCGCTGGCCGCGTAGGCCGCCAGGCCGACCGGCGGCGTGTCGTCGGCCAGGATGCCGAAGTAGAAGCAAAACAGATGGGCGGCGATCAGCGGCACGACGAAGCCACTGTCCCCGGCCAGGGTGACCAGGGCCGGCGCCGTCAGGCTGGCCATGACGATGTAGTTGGCGGTGGTCGGCAGCCCCATGCCGAGAATCAGGCTGGCGATGGCGACGATGCCGAGCATCATGTAGAGGTTGCCCATGCTCAGGGTGTCGATGATGTCGGTAACCAGACCACCGAGGCCCATGGTCACCACACCGACGACCACGCCGGCCGCCGCCGTGGCCACGGCGACGCTGACCATGTTGCGGGCACCGGCGACCATGCCTTCGAAGATGTCGACGACGCCGAGCTTCAGCCCCTCACCGAAGGGCAGCCGCTCCTCCTTGCGCAGCCGCGCCACATGCTGAAAGAGCATGATCACCAGCAGCACCATGGTGGCGCGGAAGGCCGCCATGTCGGGCGAGTGACGGGGAACGATCAGCTCGTAGAGCAGGTAGAAAATCGGCAGCAGGTAGTGCAGGCCGCCGAACAGCACCTGGAAGAAGACCGGCAGCTCGGCCTTCGGCAGGCCGCGCATCCCCAGCTTGCTCGCCTCGATGTGGGTGAGGAAGAACAGGGCCACGTAGGAAGCAAAGGCCGGGATCGCCGCCGCCTTGCAGACTTCGAGGTAAGGCAGATTGACGTATTCGGCGATGATGAAGGCCGCGGCGCCCATGACCGGGGGCATCAGCTGACCGTTGGTCGACACCGCCACCTCGATGGCCGCCGCCTTCTTCGGCGGATAGCCGACCTTCTTCATCATCGGAATGGTGAAGGTGCCGGTGGTGACCACGTTGGCGATCGACGAGCCGGAAATCAGGCCGGTCAGTCCCGAGGAGAGGACCGCCGCCTTGGCCGGTCCCCCCTTGTAGCGGCCGAGCAGGCTCATCGCCAGATCGATGAAGAACTTGCCGGCGCCGGCTCTCTCCAGCAGGGCACCGAACAGGACGTAGAGGAAGACGATCTTGGCCGAGACATAGATCGGCACGCCGTAGATCCCCTCCGTGGTCAGCGAAATCTGCCCGATGTAGCGGGTCAGGCTCACCCCCTTGAAGGAAAGGAAATCGGGCATGTAGGGCCCGAAAAAGGAGTAGAGGGTGAAAACAATGCCGATCACCGCCAGCGCCGGACCGACCACCCGCCGGGTAGCCTCCCAGAGGAT
It includes:
- a CDS encoding NAD-glutamate dehydrogenase domain-containing protein; amino-acid sequence: MTESEKVRWFRQVSKTITARCLEAGANLQWLQEQMHPYLSVTMRDEADAIGSLAIQLPTLKDTRRLVLRDTPKSLVIARLNRPGSLYDTLRLLREREISYAQFTHSYAPIPGIGEELELQRFEFDRKTAEDIAGVSEIRVPRSFVKEIRAALREHYPGYDMGRLDKELRLLWLNNENYVRYSPPRRVAQILWLYQQSVASGGVYFDAEPAQEIVDQPEYRILFAAGNPPQLDFLHQVMEVFKRLGLGIKRAYCLTIHNGLHPYFLGTFYLHGNGEALLEKNGFLFNQLKQELFNTQILSTVSATYRQYVAAGRMTGIDASLVNAFASFCHTTLAHNQPDRFGYQEVENAFMSDLEMTLRLVALFRARFEPGLQEREQAYRTEHAELERAIDDYNTGHAYLDGIRKTIFRCCLLFIEHTLKTNFFVAEKHALAFRLDPAYLDRLGPEFTSDLPPERPFRVTFFFGRHGCGYHIGFSDIARGGWRTVLAKNRDDFITNANTLFRENYVLAHTQHLKNKDIYEGGSKMVVVLDAADIANREMVTRRLYKLQYGFIQAFFDIYVTENGVARDPRVVDYYREDEPIELGPDENMHDEMVELIARISTKRGYLLGPGVISSKRFGINHKEFGVTSTGVITFADITLQQMGIDMRRDAFSVKMTGGPGGDVAGNALRLLLERAPKVQIRLILDGTGALFDPAGADHDALAQVVLRHDIDQYDPQALHDGGMMIFRSQTRKDGLRELYRKISRQGDTLVEEWITVDEFYRLFNSLVFTVEADLFIPAGGRPETIHRGNWQQFLRDGQPSARAIVEGANSFITPEARDRLQEAGVIIMRDASANKCGVISSSYEIIANLLLSEQEFFAHKERYVGDVLAILEKRAADEARLIFRRKEQGGGSYTEISAAISREINGHYARLFDYFQKNPELADRPLYRRALLAHLPKLLRETPRFRRRIGQLPPKYRAAILASEVASSLVYQQDAEAAYEAMLQAHLQRHFSGGKETA
- a CDS encoding universal stress protein; its protein translation is MIPVYKKILFATDLSASASTVLRHVVAMARAHQASVEIVHVLPDVDQAVINYVATIMGEGKLGHIEKEHRDEVAGLLSRKLMQFAREELADHPEDLERIDRIEVLHGPPAPVVLAEARRCGADLIVIGSHGKGRLEYAFLGSVAQRIVRKTDIPLLLIPLTD
- a CDS encoding TRAP transporter permease; this encodes MNDNHLQEPIDEGLEKARRMVEEEEMGLRHAVGWQRFIVPIVAFCWSMFQLSLSSWLLLDSTYVRSIHLAFALFLIYVSFPTLKRKVNIPGLRWMSATDRIPTVDLVIAVVAALIALYIAIDYEGIANRVGMPNTRDMIIGGLLVLILWEATRRVVGPALAVIGIVFTLYSFFGPYMPDFLSFKGVSLTRYIGQISLTTEGIYGVPIYVSAKIVFLYVLFGALLERAGAGKFFIDLAMSLLGRYKGGPAKAAVLSSGLTGLISGSSIANVVTTGTFTIPMMKKVGYPPKKAAAIEVAVSTNGQLMPPVMGAAAFIIAEYVNLPYLEVCKAAAIPAFASYVALFFLTHIEASKLGMRGLPKAELPVFFQVLFGGLHYLLPIFYLLYELIVPRHSPDMAAFRATMVLLVIMLFQHVARLRKEERLPFGEGLKLGVVDIFEGMVAGARNMVSVAVATAAAGVVVGVVTMGLGGLVTDIIDTLSMGNLYMMLGIVAIASLILGMGLPTTANYIVMASLTAPALVTLAGDSGFVVPLIAAHLFCFYFGILADDTPPVGLAAYAASAIARSEPIPTGIQGFLYDIRTAALPFMFIFNTDILLVGIDSFPLAIFIFVMTCFGTCSFAAATQGWFIAKNRFHETLLLFLVCAIMFRPDFWGHLIGLENHYICYLAGVALLVVIYLMQLPRARKHAAAIAATATGGAA